In one window of Sardina pilchardus chromosome 23, fSarPil1.1, whole genome shotgun sequence DNA:
- the LOC134071402 gene encoding putative ATP-dependent RNA helicase an3 isoform X3 → MSHVAVENVHGLDQQLAALDLNPDLQGGGTGRRYIPPHLRNKEVSKNAGNAFGRQSGYSVGPGNSYAGGWDGGRNNGFVNGYNDANGMNGRGGIRQDRGGGRGGYRGRGGSSYNPAQMQNSGFGYEAKDNGGGWNVQKDAYTSFGGRSDRGKSAFDRTSTRGSGRYERGGFGGGGNGRWLDDSREEEDWSKPLSRNERTENELFAGCNTGINFEKYDDIPVEATGHDSPSPIDQFQDIEMGEIIMGNIGLSRYTRPTPVQKHAIPIIKSKRDLMACAQTGSGKTAAFLLPVLSQIYTEGPGEALQAAKNSAQDNGRYGRRKQYPLALVLAPTRELALQIYDEARKFAYRSRVRPCVVYGGADIGQQIRELERGCHLLVATPGRLVDMMERGKIGMDHCCYLILDEADRMLDMGFEPQIRRIVEQDTMPPKGVRQTMMFSATFPKEIQILARDFLEDYIFLAVGRVGSTSENITQKVVWVEESDKRSFLLDLLNATGKESLTLVFVETKKGADALEDFLYREGYGCTSIHGDRSQRDREEALHQFRSGRCPILVATAVAARGLDIPHVKHVINFDLPSDIEEYVHRIGRTGRVGNLGLATSFFNDKNSNITKDLLDLVVEAKQEVPSWLESLAFEHQHKSSSRGRSKGRFSGGFGARDYRQTSGGGGSSGGGGSSFGGRGGRSTGGHGGNRGFGGGGFGNFYGNDGYGGSYSHSQVDWWGN, encoded by the exons tTGGCTGCTCTAGACTTGAACCCAGACCTGCAGGGTGGGGGCACTGGCC GACGTTACATTCCACCTCATCTAAGGAACAAAGAAGTCTCCAAAAATG CAGGAAATGCATTTGGTAGACAGAGCGGGTACTCAGTTGGGCCTGGGAACAGCT ATGCTGGAGGATGGGATGGTGGCCGTAACAACGGCTTTGTGAACGGATACAATGATGCCAACGGCATGAACGGGCGCGGGGGCATTCGCCAGGACCGCGGAGGGGGGCGTGGAGGGTACCGCGGTCGAGGAGGAAGTTCCTACAATCCTGCCCAGATGCAGAACTCAG GATTTGGGTACGAGGCCAAGGACAATGGTGGTGGCTGGAATGTGCAGAAAGATGCTTACACAAGCTTCGGCGGCCGCAGTGACCGAGGCAAATCTGCCTTCGATCGTACCTCTACACGGGGAAG TGGTAGATACGAGCGTGGAGGTTTTGGAGGTGGAGGAAACGGTCGCTGGTTGGACGACtcgagagaggaggaagattgGTCCAAACCTCTGTCCCGCAACGAGCGAACGGAGAA CGAACTGTTTGCCGGGTGCAACACAGGAATCAATTTTGAGAAATATGATGACATTCCTGTGGAGGCAACAGGACACGACAGTCCGAGTCCCATCGATCAGTTCCAAGATATCGAGATGGGGGAGATCATCATGGGCAACATCGGGCTGAGCCGTTACACTCGTCCCACTCCAGTGCAGAAGCATGCCATTCCCATCATCAAGTCCAAGAGAGACCTGATGGCCTGCGCCCAGACAG GTTCTGGGAAAACGGCTGCGTTCCTGCTGCCCGTGCTCAGCCAGATCTACACCGAGGGGCCGGGAGAGGCTCTTCAGGCCGCCAAGAACAGCGCCCAG GACAACGGCAGATACGGCCGCCGCAAGCAGTACCCCCTCGCTCTGGTCTTGGCCCCGACTAGAGAGTTGGCTTTGCAGATCTACGATGAAGCCAGGAAG TTTGCGTATCGCTCCCGTGTGCGTCCCTGCGTTGTGTACGGAGGAGCCGACATCGGCCAACAGATCCGTGAATTGGAGCGCGGCTGCCACCTTCTGGTGGCCACGCCTGGGCGTCTGGTGGACATGATGGAGAGGGGCAAGATTGGCATGGACCACTGCTG TTACCTGATCCTGGACGAGGCTGACCGCATGTTGGACATGGGTTTCGAGCCCCAGATCCGTCGTATCGTTGAGCAGGACACTATGCCACCCAAAGGCGTGCGCCAGACTATGATGTTCAGTGCCACGTTCCCCAAAGAGATCCAG ATCCTGGCGCGGGACTTCCTGGAGGACTACATCTTCTTGGCCGTGGGCCGAGTGGGCTCCACCTCAGAGAACATCACGCAGAAGGTGGTTTGGGTTGAGGAGAGCGATAAGAGGTCCTTCCTGCTGGATCTCCTCAACGCCACAG GCAAGGAGTCTCTCACTCTGGTGTTTGTGGAGACCAAGAAAGGCGCCGATGCTCTGGAGGACTTCCTGTACCGCGAGGGCTACGGCTGCACCAGTATCCACGGCGACCGCTCACAGAGGGACCGTGAGGAGGCGCTGCACCAGTTCCGCTCCGGGAGATGCCCCATCCTGGTGGCCACCGCT GTGGCTGCTCGAGGACTGGACATCCCTCACGTGAAACACGTCATCAACTTTGATCTTCCAAGTGACATCGAGGAGTATGTCCACCGCATTGGACGTACAGGCCGTGTAGGAAATCTGG GCCTGGCCACCTCGTTCTTCAACGACAAAAACTCCAACATCACCAAGGACCTGCTGGACCTGGTTGTGGAGGCCAAGCAGGAGGTGCCGTCCTGGCTGGAGAGCCTGGCCTTCGAGCACCAGCACAAGAGCAGCAGCCGCGGACGCTCCAAGGG GAGGTTCTCTGGCGGGTTTGGGGCGCGGGACTACCGGCAGACGAGCGGCGGAggtggcagcagcggcggcggcggcagcagcttCGGAGGCCGAGGGGGCCGCAGCACCGGCGGTCACGGAGGAAACCGCGGATTTGGTGGCG GTGGCTTTGGGAATTTCTACGGCAACGACGGATACGGAGGAAGCTACTCTCACTCGCAAGTGGACTGGTGGGGCAACTAA